GGTTCGATGGCGACTGACCACGCCGGCGGGACGGCGGGCGGGCGCGGAAACCATGACCAGGGCGTTTCGATTGAATCTGACGATCCTGTCCTTATTGGCGCTGGTCGTCGGAATGTACCTGGTGTTTCAGGCTCTGGACGGTGCCGTGGTGCGTCGGCGGGAGGAGATTGCCATCCTTCGGTCGCTGGGGGTGCCACCGCGGGCGCTCCGGCAGGCGTGGCTCGCCGAGGCGGCGATGCTCGGTGTCGTCGGAGGCGGCATTGGGCTGCTGGTTGGATGGCTGGGCGCCCAGGGCGCGGTGCGACTGGTCGCGCGCACGGTGAACGCGCTGTACCACAGCAGCCCGGCGGATGCGGCGGGTCTGCATGGCGGTGAGGCGGTTGCGGCGTTGATGATCTCCGTGCTGGCGTGCGTGCTGGCGGGATGGCTGCCGGCGCGGGCGGCGGCGGCGACCCCTCCGGCCCAATTGCTGGCGCGGGCCCATGGGTCTCCCGCCAAGGGACGGCGCGACGGTCTCCGAATCACAATCGCTGCCGGGTTGGCCGCGGCGGGCGGCCTGCTGTGTGTGCTGCCCCCGCTCCGGCTTGAAGGAGGTGGGCGCCTGTCACTGGCGGCTTATGCGGCCGCGCTGGCCTGGGTGCTGGCCGCCGGAATCCTTGGGGGTTGCCTGTTGCGTGTCCTGGCAAACCGCCTTGGATTCCTTGGTCCGCATGCGGTGACGTGGCGGCTGGCGCTGTCCCAGTTGCGGCACCCTTCAAGCCGGCACCGGCTTGCAGTCGCCGCGTTGGTGTGTGCTGTGGCAATGACGGCCGGCATGGCCATTCTGGTCAGCAGTTTTGACCACACCATGCGGGGGTGGATCACCCGGACCTTTCAGGCGGACCTGTACGTGTCCAGCGACGGCGCGCAGAGCGCCTCCACGGAGAACCGGATTTCGCCGGAGACATGGCGCTCGGTCGCTGCCCATCCCGCTGTGGCCCGGGCGCAGGTGATGCAGGCCGTCCGGGTCGAACTGGAGTCCGCGGACACGATGCTGGTGGGCTGCGACCTCGACTTTTTCCGCGATCACGCCCGGCCGGCCTGGGTCTCCGCCCCGGTCTCGGACGCCGTCTTCGATTCCGGGCTCAATGCAGGCCTCGTCCTGGTCAGCGAAGCCTTTGGGGAGCGATTCCGGATCGGTGTTGGTGATTCCATCCCGTTGCCGACGCCGTCCGGGTTGCGTCCGGTCACGATCGCCGGCGTGTTTGCCGATTACGGGAACGAGCGGGGGTCCGTCCTGCTGGATCGGAGGCGCTTTGCGGAATGGTTTGGCGACGAGCTGGCCTCCAGCCTGATCCTGCTGCTTCATCCCGGTGCCGTGGCGTCGTCGGTGCGCTCCGAGTTGCTGGTGGCGCACCCCGGCCTGGCGGTGTTCACCCAGGAGCATTTGCGATCCGAGGCGCTGCGCATCTTCCGCCAGACCTTTTCCATCACGTATGCGCTGGAATTGATCGGGGTGACCGTGGCGGTGGCCGGACTGGGCTTCACGCTGGTGAGTCTCTGGTGGGAGCGCCGTGAGGAATTGATGACGCTCCGCAGCCTGGGCCTGCGCCGCGGCGAATTGGCGGCAGCGGCCGCCTGGGAGGGCGTATTCATGGCGGGGGCGGGCGTCACCATGGGCCTGGCGGTGAGCCTGGCCCTGGGATGGCTGCTGATTCACCGGGTGAACCGGCAGACCTTTGGCTGGACACTGGAGACCCATTGGCCGTGGGCGTCGCTGGCGGGATTGGCCGGACTGGTCATCGCCGCTGCGTGGCTGACTGCCTGGGCCGCTGGCGCGCGTGGGGCGCGCCTCCCGGCGGAGCGTGAGGAATGACGGGAGCACCCGGAGCCTTATGAGCCTCACAGTCACCGGAAAACCGCGATGGTCCCGTCCTCCGGGCGGGCTGTGGATGCTTGCGCTGACCGCGCTCCTTTCCGGATCGGGGATTGCGAGGGCCGCCGGGCCGTTGGACTTTGCCCTGCCGCAACCGGGGCGGGCCTTCAGCTTTCCGCGGGACCACGGCAGCCATCCGGAATTCGCCCTGGAATGGTGGTACGTCACCGGGGAGCTCCAGGAGCCTGACGGCGTCCGCCATGGCTTTCAGGCCACCTTTTTCCGACGGGCCAACCCCCTGGGACCCGACGCCGGAGCCCCCGCGACCGCGAGCTTCGGCGACGCGCATCTGTATCTGGCCCACATGGCCTTCCTCGACGGCGCGTCGGGAACCTTTCTCCATGAGGAACGGCTCAACCGGGAGGGATGGGACGCCGGGGCTTCCGTCCAAACCCTGAACCTGCGTAACGGGAATTGGTTCCTGCGCATGGCTCCCGAGGGCGGAGAGGATCCGTCCCGCCCGGTGCTGGAGCTCCAGGGCGGCATTCGCGCGGACGTGGCGTTCCGCCTCACCCTGACCCCGCGCAAACCGTTGGTCGTTTTCGGAACCAACGGGGTGTCTCGGAAGGCGGCGGAGCCGTGGGCTGCGAGTCATTACCTGACGTTTCCGCGGCTTGCGGTCACGGGGACGCTGAAGCTTCAAGGCCGGGATCGAGTGGTCCACGGCGAAGCCTGGATGGATCATGAATACAGCTCGAGCCAGCTGGGAGCGGGTCAGGTCGGCTGGGACTGGGCCGGGATCCGCCTGAACGACGGACGCGAGGTCATGGCCTACCGGTTGCGCCGCGACGATGGAACCTCGGATCCGTTCTCGACGCTGGCCTGGGTGGATGCCGGCGGCGCGGTGCGCCACCTGGACGCCACCCAGTTTCGCTGGGTGACTGAGGGGCAATGGCGGAGTCCGGCGACGGGTGCGGTGTATCCCGCCCGTGTGCGCCTTGAAACGCGGGATCCGGAATCCGGGGCGCCGTTGGTGCTGCAGTTGGTGCCGGTCCGGGCGGCCCAGGAGTTGACCGGTGGCCTGGGTGGGATCGCGTATTGGGATGGGGCGTGCAGGGTCCTCGACGCGGCGGGCCGCGAACTGGGAAATGCGTTTCTGGAGATGACCGGATATGCCGCATCCCTGGCGGGCCGGCTATGAGCTGACGACGCCCGTTGCCGCCCCGGTTCGCCCAGGTAGGGTTGCCGGACGGTGACGGACAACTCTGAACAGGCGGCGGTCGGTGACGCGGCGGCTCGCGGGCCCGAGTCCCGCCTGCCGGAGCTCCTCGCCCCTGCGGGCGACTGGGAGTGTGTGCGCGCCGCGGTCGAGAACGGTGCCGATGCGGTTTATTTCGGGCTCGACCGCTTCAACGCGCGCATGCGGGCCCGGAATTTCACCGAGGCCGATCTGGCACCGCTGATGACCTTCCTGCACGGGCGGGGGGTTCGGGGCTATGTGACCTTCAACACGCTGGTGTTCACCGAAGAACTGCCGGCAGCGGCCGGATATCTTCGCAGCATCATCGCTGCGGGTGCGGATGCGGTCATCGTCCAGGATGTCGGGTTGTGCCGGCTGGTCCGGAGGCTTTCCCCGGACTTTCCGATCCACGGGAGCACGCAGATGACCGTGACCAGTGTT
The DNA window shown above is from Verrucomicrobiia bacterium and carries:
- a CDS encoding FtsX-like permease family protein; protein product: MAPTEAEAMPGLLTWLGLFARRLTWRHCRRTPGSTALLAGIVALGVGAFLAVRLANRAAVASFQNFTEIVAAESDAILQAPAGHLPETVLTELRDALGAAPVRILPVLESTASPPRIPGQDAIGSRMTFTMLGVDWIAIGNFVTRGPPPSGSPKPDGGAGASERAVWSVLRDSHSVLVSPELARARGLRLGDELPLIIQERVIRLRVAGILPEVAGRPRPPSQLLVMDLPALQRHADALGRLSRVEFLVDEGPGRVERVRQLREVLQGVATLPDGSVRWRLTTPAGRRAGAETMTRAFRLNLTILSLLALVVGMYLVFQALDGAVVRRREEIAILRSLGVPPRALRQAWLAEAAMLGVVGGGIGLLVGWLGAQGAVRLVARTVNALYHSSPADAAGLHGGEAVAALMISVLACVLAGWLPARAAAATPPAQLLARAHGSPAKGRRDGLRITIAAGLAAAGGLLCVLPPLRLEGGGRLSLAAYAAALAWVLAAGILGGCLLRVLANRLGFLGPHAVTWRLALSQLRHPSSRHRLAVAALVCAVAMTAGMAILVSSFDHTMRGWITRTFQADLYVSSDGAQSASTENRISPETWRSVAAHPAVARAQVMQAVRVELESADTMLVGCDLDFFRDHARPAWVSAPVSDAVFDSGLNAGLVLVSEAFGERFRIGVGDSIPLPTPSGLRPVTIAGVFADYGNERGSVLLDRRRFAEWFGDELASSLILLLHPGAVASSVRSELLVAHPGLAVFTQEHLRSEALRIFRQTFSITYALELIGVTVAVAGLGFTLVSLWWERREELMTLRSLGLRRGELAAAAAWEGVFMAGAGVTMGLAVSLALGWLLIHRVNRQTFGWTLETHWPWASLAGLAGLVIAAAWLTAWAAGARGARLPAEREE
- a CDS encoding carotenoid 1,2-hydratase, producing MSLTVTGKPRWSRPPGGLWMLALTALLSGSGIARAAGPLDFALPQPGRAFSFPRDHGSHPEFALEWWYVTGELQEPDGVRHGFQATFFRRANPLGPDAGAPATASFGDAHLYLAHMAFLDGASGTFLHEERLNREGWDAGASVQTLNLRNGNWFLRMAPEGGEDPSRPVLELQGGIRADVAFRLTLTPRKPLVVFGTNGVSRKAAEPWAASHYLTFPRLAVTGTLKLQGRDRVVHGEAWMDHEYSSSQLGAGQVGWDWAGIRLNDGREVMAYRLRRDDGTSDPFSTLAWVDAGGAVRHLDATQFRWVTEGQWRSPATGAVYPARVRLETRDPESGAPLVLQLVPVRAAQELTGGLGGIAYWDGACRVLDAAGRELGNAFLEMTGYAASLAGRL